In Aegilops tauschii subsp. strangulata cultivar AL8/78 chromosome 3, Aet v6.0, whole genome shotgun sequence, one genomic interval encodes:
- the LOC109768086 gene encoding ribonuclease TUDOR 2-like: MPFCFLLIANIGAIMAASTGASGWLRGKVKAVTSGDCLLIMGSTKAEIPPEKSITLSYLMAPRLARRGGVDEPFAWESREYLRKLCVGKEVTFRVDYTAPNIGRVFGTVYLGDKNVAYLVVAAGWERVITIYFFLNCFVVPNVQKGGEPLPNVSELLRF, translated from the exons ATGCCGTTCTGTTTCCTTTTGATTGCAAATATAGGTGCTATCATGGCAGCAAGCACAGGGGCTTCAGGATGGCTAAGGGGCAAGGTGAAGGCTGTGACATCTGGAGACTGCCTTCTCATCATGGGGAGCACAAAGGCAGAGATTCCACCAGAGAAGTCCATCACTCTGTCATACCTTATGGCCCCAAGGCTG GCTCGTCGTGGTGGAGTGGATGAGCCATTTGCTTGGGAAAGCAGGGAGTATCTGAGGAAACTCTGCGTAGGAAAG GAGGTCACATTTAGAGTGGATTACACTGCTCCTAACATCGGACGAGTATTTGGCACTGTCTACCTTGGCGACAAGAACGTTGCCTACTTGGTGGTTGCTGCAGGATGGGAAAGGGTGATTACCATTTACTTTTTCCTCAATTGTTTTGTTGTGCCAAATGTCCAAAAGGGGGGTGAACCACTCCCAAATGTCTCTGAGCTTCTGAGGTTCTAG
- the LOC123497524 gene encoding uncharacterized protein, translating to MSVIEKGESSAQRKANYERRKKTPCKECIAIPLTNLANSTSEWPTSPSRASPVSRAAKDDSSDGDPGTNMPRYSAGADEDIDVFQSGTMGDEQEAHDLIDEEYYMFCNEGSDNDILDDDEEASMSSAKPSEIDPFDTVYSNIPDNTHILKVDENCKHCKARKFESETDGFCCRNGQIQLKQPEPIPELMRLWSSMDADSRHFRENIRFFNGHFAFTTLGVSLDENYTNMKSGVYTFRAHGTIYHNVHSFGPSSRPEHLQLYFYDDDPNLNHRKAATKQLDQDVVKRLVDILKENPYSQQFRSLGAHKDNLDDYRIDLNTDKRLDQRRYNKPVSSEVAAIWVEGTDLAKRFDRRITLCGNNNERHSIRVTSGAYDPLSYPLFYPMGELGWHPKLPKRNVSWEVVQNPRLCHDDEDDAEGNSRLCVSVRDYYCYMLQTRPAIFNPILCGARLLQQWAVDMYIKIESCRLRWYRKN from the exons ATGTCGGTGATTGAGAAGGGGGAGTCAAGTGCACAGAGGAAGGCCAATTATGAAAGAAGGAAAAAAACACCGTGCAAAGAATGCATCGCAATCCCCCTTACAAACCTTGCAAACTCAACCTCTGAATGGCCCACTTCCCCAAGCCGCGCATCACCCGTCTCTAGGGCCGCAAAAGATGATTCATCTGATGGCGATCCAGGGACGAACATGCCGAGATACTCTGCCGGTGCTGATG AAGACATCGATGTATTCCAAAGCGGCACCATGGGCGATGAGCAGGAAGCACACGACTTGATTGATGAGGAGTACTACATGTTTTGCAACGAAG GATCCGATAACGACATATTGGATGATGACGAGGAAGCGAGCATGTCTAGCGCTAAACCTAGCGAGATTGATCCATTTGACACTGTCTACTCAAACATTCCAGACAACACTCACATCCTGAAAGTCGACGAAAATTGCAAACACTGCAAGGCCAGAAAGTTTGAGTCTGAGACTGACGGCTTCTGCTGTCGCAATGGCCAGATCCAGCTTAAGCAACCGGAACCAATCCCAGAGCTTATGAGGCTATGGTCCAGCATGGATGCAGATTCTAGACATTTTCGGGAGAACATACGTTTCTTCAACGGGCATTTCGCCTTCACAACCCTTGGGGTCAGCCTTGATGAAAACTACACTAACATGAAGTCTGGGGTGTACACATTCCGAGCACACGGCACCATCTACCACAATGTCCATTCGTTCGGGCCTAGCTCCCGTCCAGAACATCTGCAGTTGTACTTCTATGACGACGACCCTAACCTAAATCATCGTAAGGCGGCCACCAAGCAATTAGACCAGGATGTCGTGAAGAGGTTAGTAGACATACTCAAAGAAAACCCATACTCCCAGCAATTTAGGAGTTTGGGTGCACACAAGGACAACCTCGATGATTATAGGATAGACCTAAACACCGATAAGAGGCTTGACCAAAGAAGATATAATAAACCGGTGTCATCTGAAGTCGCTGCAATTTGGGTTGAGGGCACTGACCTAGCAAAAAGGTTTGACCGCAGGATAACACTTTGTGGTAACAACAACGAAAGGCATAGTATACGTGTGACCTCAGGGGCATATGACCCGTTGTCTTATCCATTATTCTATCCAATGGGGGAGCTAGGTTGGCATCCGAAGCTACCCAAACGTAATGTTTCTTGGGAGGTTGTACAAAATCCTCGTTTGTGTCatgatgacgaagatgatgcaG AGGGGAATAGCAGGTTATGCGTCTCCGTTAGAGACTACTACTGTTACATGCTGCAAACACGGCCTGCGATCTTCAATCCAATACTTTGTGGAGCACGCCTACTGCAGCAATGGGCGGTTGACATGTACATCAAGATTGAGAGCTGTCGGTTGAGGTGGTACAGGAAGAACTAG